One stretch of Corynebacterium callunae DSM 20147 DNA includes these proteins:
- a CDS encoding DEAD/DEAH box helicase: MKPGDASQPVGLGAELAEVIVKRYPESTLTHLSTLPAKRAVFAEWPSFVPAQLQKALGDRGVDKLFSHQARTAELAWQGKHVVVATGTSSGKSLGYQLPILAALSADPTACAMYLTPTKALGSDQLAAVSSLVKDLNPASPIHPAPYDGDTPTEARAGIRDLTRFVFTNPDMVHASILSNHPRWARLLRHLKFIVVDECHAYRGVFGAHISMVLRRLLRIAAFYGSHPTVILASATSSEPAIHASRLLGTPVTAVTEDGAPTGSRTVMLWEPGFIEGAEGENGAPVRRAASTEAANIMGTLIAEGARTLTFVRSRRQAEIVALRAQEELSLLGRPDFARRVASYRAGYLAEDRRKLERMLDDGTLLGVASTNALELGIDVGGLDAVVTAGFPGTVASFWQQAGRAGRRGQGSIVVLVARDEPMDTYLVNHPAALLDKPVEAAVFDPTNPHVIRGHIYCAAVEKPLDEAEIEAFGAQQVVAELTAQGLLRKRPRGWFAVENPAAADVELSPETAHQQVSLRGGSGSEFLIVDITDGRLLGTIDSARAMSQVHPGAVYLHQGESFVIDELDLEEKLALARPELPEYTTFARSDTDIRITSAPEESEVFDAGGGLWVANVNVQVTDRVTGYVTRLPDGTTLDATPLYLPPQILNTRAVAYTIDPLALRAMGIAEADIPGALHAAEHAAIGMLPLLATCDRWDIGGVSTALHADTGYPTVFVYDGMDGGAGFADCGFRRFAEWIEATFEVVRSCSCESGCPSCVQSPKCGNGNNPLDKAGAIKLLGAMVTLLGTSS; the protein is encoded by the coding sequence ATGAAACCTGGTGATGCGTCTCAACCTGTAGGTCTTGGTGCCGAACTGGCAGAAGTTATTGTTAAGCGCTATCCCGAATCCACGCTGACCCACCTGAGCACTCTGCCCGCAAAGCGGGCGGTTTTTGCCGAGTGGCCAAGCTTTGTGCCCGCGCAACTACAAAAAGCCCTGGGCGATCGCGGCGTCGACAAGCTTTTTAGCCATCAGGCGCGCACTGCGGAACTTGCCTGGCAAGGCAAACACGTGGTGGTAGCTACGGGTACGTCCTCGGGTAAATCCTTGGGCTATCAATTGCCAATTTTGGCGGCGTTATCTGCCGATCCAACAGCCTGCGCCATGTATCTCACGCCCACCAAGGCTTTGGGCTCTGATCAATTAGCTGCTGTGTCCTCCCTGGTCAAGGACTTAAATCCAGCAAGCCCAATTCATCCAGCTCCCTATGATGGGGACACTCCCACGGAGGCACGAGCGGGTATTCGTGATCTCACGCGTTTTGTTTTTACAAATCCCGATATGGTTCATGCCTCGATTTTGAGCAATCATCCGCGCTGGGCTCGGCTACTGCGCCACCTAAAATTTATTGTGGTTGATGAATGCCATGCTTATCGTGGGGTTTTTGGCGCACATATTTCGATGGTACTGCGTCGATTGCTACGCATTGCCGCTTTTTATGGCAGTCATCCCACCGTTATTTTGGCTTCTGCCACCAGCTCTGAGCCGGCAATTCACGCCTCCCGCCTGCTTGGTACACCGGTTACCGCGGTGACTGAGGACGGCGCCCCCACAGGCAGCCGCACCGTTATGCTCTGGGAACCAGGATTTATTGAGGGTGCCGAGGGCGAAAATGGCGCTCCCGTGCGCCGCGCCGCCAGCACTGAGGCCGCCAATATTATGGGCACGCTCATCGCCGAAGGTGCCCGGACCTTGACCTTTGTGCGGTCCCGGCGCCAAGCAGAAATCGTCGCCCTGCGCGCCCAAGAAGAATTATCTTTACTGGGCCGCCCCGATTTTGCCCGGCGCGTAGCGTCCTACCGCGCGGGCTATTTGGCCGAGGACCGGCGCAAGCTGGAAAGAATGCTTGACGACGGCACCCTGCTCGGCGTTGCGTCAACCAATGCGTTGGAGCTGGGCATTGACGTCGGCGGCCTCGATGCGGTTGTCACCGCAGGGTTCCCCGGCACCGTTGCCTCTTTTTGGCAACAAGCCGGCCGAGCTGGACGACGGGGTCAAGGATCCATTGTGGTGTTGGTGGCCCGCGATGAACCCATGGATACCTATTTGGTTAATCACCCAGCAGCACTTTTGGATAAACCTGTGGAGGCAGCGGTATTTGATCCCACTAATCCGCATGTTATCCGGGGACATATCTACTGTGCAGCCGTGGAGAAACCACTGGATGAAGCCGAGATAGAAGCCTTCGGCGCGCAGCAGGTAGTTGCAGAACTTACTGCTCAGGGGCTTTTGCGCAAACGTCCGCGAGGCTGGTTTGCTGTGGAAAACCCAGCTGCAGCCGATGTTGAGCTAAGCCCTGAGACCGCACATCAGCAGGTTAGTTTGCGCGGTGGTTCCGGATCGGAATTCTTGATTGTGGACATCACTGATGGACGTCTTTTGGGCACGATTGATTCCGCGCGTGCCATGTCGCAGGTACATCCCGGAGCTGTGTATTTACATCAGGGTGAATCCTTTGTGATCGACGAGCTTGATTTGGAAGAAAAACTAGCCTTGGCCAGGCCTGAATTACCTGAGTACACCACCTTTGCGCGCAGTGATACCGATATTCGAATTACTTCAGCTCCTGAAGAATCCGAGGTTTTTGATGCTGGTGGTGGTTTGTGGGTTGCCAATGTCAACGTCCAGGTAACTGACCGCGTCACCGGTTATGTCACCCGACTGCCCGATGGCACCACCTTGGATGCCACTCCCCTATATCTGCCTCCTCAAATTCTTAATACCCGCGCAGTTGCCTACACCATCGATCCTTTGGCTTTAAGAGCAATGGGCATTGCAGAGGCCGATATCCCCGGCGCACTGCATGCAGCCGAACATGCGGCAATTGGAATGTTGCCTTTGTTGGCCACCTGCGATCGCTGGGATATCGGAGGTGTTTCTACTGCTTTGCATGCCGATACCGGCTATCCCACCGTTTTTGTTTATGACGGTATGGATGGCGGCGCCGGCTTTGCCGATTGCGGTTTTAGGCGCTTTGCGGAATGGATCGAAGCCACTTTTGAGGTTGTCCGCAGCTGTAGCTGTGAATCTGGATGCCCCAGCTGTGTGCAATCCCCCAAATGTGGCAATGGAAATAATCCGCTGGATAAGGCTGGTGCCATTAAATTGCTTGGCGCCATGGTCACTCTTTTGGGAACTTCCTCCTAA
- a CDS encoding cold-shock protein, which translates to MAQGTVKWFNAEKGFGFIAPSDGSADVFVHYSEIEGNGFRSLEENQLVEFEIGEGAKGLQAQAVRAV; encoded by the coding sequence ATGGCACAGGGCACGGTTAAGTGGTTCAACGCAGAAAAGGGCTTTGGTTTCATCGCTCCTTCCGACGGATCCGCTGACGTTTTCGTCCACTACTCCGAGATTGAGGGCAACGGCTTCCGTTCCCTCGAGGAGAATCAGCTCGTCGAGTTCGAAATCGGCGAAGGCGCAAAGGGCCTCCAGGCTCAGGCTGTTCGCGCAGTCTAA
- the topA gene encoding type I DNA topoisomerase has protein sequence MAESKGSGKKYLVIVESATKAKKIQPYLGNDYIVEASVGHIRDLPRGAADVPTKYKKEPWARLGVDTDHGFAPLYVVSPDKKKKVADLKAKLKQVDELLLATDPDREGEAIAWHLLEVLKPTVPVRRMVFNEITKSAILAAAENTRELDVNLVDAQETRRILDRLYGYEVSPVLWKKVMPRLSAGRVQSVATRVIVERERERMAFISADYWDLSAEFNTGEKSSSDAANPSSFSARLSTIDGSRVAQGRDFNDRGQLISDVVVVDKQRAEALAEALKGQEMAVVGVEEKPYTRRPYAPFMTSTLQQEAGRKLHFTSERTMRIAQRLYENGHITYMRTDSTSLSAQGMKAARDQALELYGSEYVSPSPRTYDRKVKNSQEAHEAIRPAGESFATPGQLHGQLDAEEFKLYELIWQRTVASQMADAKGTSMKVTIAGTAKTGEKTEFNATGRTLTFPGFLRAYVEVSQTTDGKDVADNAEKRLPRLAEGDALTATEIQADGHNTNPPARFTEASLVKKMEDLGIGRPSTYASIIKTIQDRGYVYSRGNALVPSWVAFAVVGLLEANFTSLVDYDFTSSMEDELDNIAAGREGRTEWLNGFYFGDAEADDSMAESVARQGGLKALVNSNLEQIDARSVNSLKLFDDAEGRAVNVRVGRYGPYIERVVGTNAEGEPEYQRANLPEETTPDELTLEVAEKLFATPQGGRELGINPANGRMIVAKEGRFGPYVIEQVTEDERAGAVAQAEEVVAAERKAEDEQRAVEGKRPKNWETKTAATQKEKRINQLVEETLKPATASLFNGMEPATVTLEEALQLLSLPREVGVDPADDELITAQNGRYGPYLKKGNDSRSLSSEAQIFTITLDEARRIYAEPKRRGRAAAQPPLKTLGDNDVSGKPMTVKDGRFGPYVTDGTTNASLRKGDVPESLTDARANELLSERRAKEAADGGAPAKKTAAKKTTPKKTAAKKAPAKKAAKKSTKKTPPKTTKNVVKAGSRKQS, from the coding sequence GTGGCAGAATCTAAGGGATCCGGCAAGAAGTACCTGGTCATTGTGGAATCAGCGACCAAAGCCAAAAAGATCCAGCCGTATTTGGGCAACGACTACATTGTCGAAGCCTCCGTCGGTCACATCCGTGATCTGCCTCGTGGCGCTGCAGACGTGCCAACTAAATACAAAAAAGAGCCTTGGGCTCGCCTTGGTGTTGACACCGATCACGGCTTTGCGCCCCTTTATGTTGTTAGCCCAGATAAGAAAAAGAAGGTCGCTGACCTCAAAGCAAAGCTCAAGCAAGTTGATGAGCTGTTGCTCGCAACAGACCCCGACCGTGAAGGCGAAGCAATCGCTTGGCACCTGCTCGAGGTGTTGAAGCCCACTGTTCCAGTACGTCGCATGGTCTTTAATGAGATCACTAAGTCAGCGATTCTGGCAGCTGCGGAAAATACCCGTGAGCTAGACGTTAACCTGGTTGATGCGCAGGAAACCCGACGCATCCTCGACCGTCTTTATGGTTATGAAGTGTCTCCGGTGCTGTGGAAGAAAGTTATGCCACGCCTTTCTGCCGGACGTGTGCAATCGGTAGCAACACGAGTGATCGTGGAGCGCGAGCGCGAGCGCATGGCCTTTATTTCTGCTGATTACTGGGATCTTTCTGCAGAATTTAACACCGGTGAAAAGTCCTCCTCTGATGCAGCGAATCCTTCTTCTTTTAGCGCACGCTTGTCCACTATTGATGGCAGCCGCGTAGCCCAAGGTCGAGATTTTAATGACCGCGGCCAGTTAATTTCGGACGTGGTTGTCGTCGATAAGCAAAGGGCTGAGGCCCTGGCCGAGGCACTTAAAGGCCAGGAAATGGCCGTGGTTGGGGTTGAGGAAAAGCCTTATACCCGCCGACCTTATGCGCCTTTTATGACCTCTACGCTGCAGCAAGAGGCTGGCCGCAAGTTGCACTTTACCTCTGAGCGCACCATGCGCATTGCTCAGCGTTTGTATGAAAACGGCCATATTACTTATATGCGTACTGACTCCACCTCGCTCTCGGCGCAGGGTATGAAGGCTGCGCGTGATCAGGCGCTGGAGCTTTATGGCAGCGAATATGTTTCGCCTAGCCCGCGCACCTATGACCGTAAGGTGAAGAACTCGCAGGAGGCTCACGAAGCTATTCGCCCTGCTGGTGAATCTTTTGCAACTCCGGGCCAGCTACATGGTCAATTAGATGCGGAAGAATTTAAGCTTTATGAGCTGATTTGGCAGCGCACCGTAGCTTCCCAGATGGCTGATGCGAAGGGCACCTCGATGAAGGTGACCATTGCCGGTACGGCAAAAACTGGCGAAAAAACCGAATTTAACGCCACTGGACGCACCCTGACATTCCCCGGTTTCTTGCGTGCTTATGTGGAGGTTTCTCAAACCACTGATGGCAAAGATGTAGCCGATAATGCAGAAAAGCGTTTGCCACGCCTTGCTGAAGGTGATGCACTCACTGCCACTGAGATTCAGGCAGATGGCCACAATACCAATCCGCCAGCGCGTTTTACTGAAGCATCTTTGGTGAAGAAGATGGAAGATCTGGGCATTGGGCGTCCTTCCACCTATGCCTCTATTATTAAGACCATTCAGGATCGTGGTTATGTGTACTCCCGCGGTAATGCGCTGGTGCCTTCCTGGGTTGCTTTTGCCGTAGTTGGCCTGTTGGAAGCCAATTTCACCTCTTTGGTGGACTATGATTTCACCTCTTCTATGGAAGATGAGCTAGATAATATTGCCGCGGGCCGCGAAGGCCGCACCGAATGGCTAAATGGCTTCTACTTTGGTGATGCTGAGGCCGATGATTCTATGGCGGAATCAGTTGCGCGCCAGGGTGGTTTGAAGGCGCTGGTTAATTCCAACCTTGAGCAAATTGATGCACGCTCCGTAAACTCTTTGAAGCTTTTCGACGATGCCGAAGGCCGTGCCGTCAACGTGCGTGTGGGCCGTTATGGTCCGTATATTGAAAGGGTTGTGGGCACCAACGCGGAGGGCGAGCCGGAATACCAGCGCGCCAATCTGCCTGAGGAAACCACTCCTGATGAGCTCACCTTAGAGGTGGCAGAGAAGCTTTTTGCTACCCCACAAGGTGGCCGTGAGCTGGGCATTAACCCCGCTAATGGACGCATGATTGTGGCTAAGGAAGGTCGCTTTGGTCCTTATGTTATCGAGCAGGTGACTGAGGATGAGCGTGCCGGTGCTGTCGCCCAGGCTGAAGAGGTTGTTGCTGCTGAGCGCAAGGCTGAGGATGAACAGCGTGCTGTGGAAGGTAAGCGTCCCAAGAATTGGGAGACCAAAACCGCGGCCACCCAAAAAGAAAAGCGCATTAACCAGCTGGTAGAAGAAACCCTCAAGCCAGCTACTGCCTCACTCTTTAATGGCATGGAACCTGCCACCGTCACCTTGGAAGAGGCTTTGCAGCTCTTGTCGCTCCCTCGTGAGGTGGGCGTGGATCCTGCTGATGATGAGCTAATTACCGCGCAGAACGGCCGTTATGGCCCATATCTGAAGAAGGGTAATGATTCTCGCTCGCTATCTAGTGAAGCGCAGATTTTCACCATTACTTTGGACGAGGCTCGTCGTATTTATGCCGAGCCAAAGCGCCGTGGCCGGGCGGCTGCTCAGCCACCGCTGAAGACTTTGGGTGATAATGACGTCTCAGGCAAGCCAATGACCGTTAAGGATGGTCGTTTTGGCCCTTATGTTACTGATGGCACCACCAATGCTTCCCTGCGCAAGGGTGATGTTCCAGAGTCGTTGACCGATGCGCGTGCCAATGAGTTGCTTTCTGAGCGTCGTGCCAAGGAAGCTGCTGATGGCGGTGCGCCGGCTAAGAAGACGGCTGCTAAAAAGACCACCCCTAAGAAAACTGCAGCTAAAAAGGCTCCTGCCAAGAAGGCAGCGAAGAAGAGCACTAAAAAAACTCCGCCAAAAACTACTAAGAACGTGGTGAAGGCTGGATCGCGAAAGCAGTCTTAA
- a CDS encoding lysoplasmalogenase: protein MWREFWDRTRQGTQALTLAVGKASSEPERAAYLVAASSNVLGSLSGQRRLKNITKPLLMPLLMGRVLRSEQSDRALGALGLAGGWAGDLVLMKPQSLPQGAAGFALNHAVYCVLLWRRGARFGLQRTAIRAIPLGLAAVLAGWKAPKLVPMVLGYGGLLATTSTLADDSRLLGFSNAGSFGAGHGGNLFLVSDAVLFVRELVLEDSSHLQRLADGAVMGTYTLAQLLLVDALFGDTK, encoded by the coding sequence ATGTGGCGCGAATTTTGGGATCGAACCCGCCAAGGCACGCAAGCTTTAACCTTGGCGGTGGGTAAGGCTTCCTCCGAACCTGAACGCGCCGCTTATCTTGTTGCTGCTAGCAGCAATGTTTTGGGTTCTTTAAGTGGCCAACGTCGCTTAAAAAACATCACTAAACCACTGTTAATGCCCTTATTAATGGGCCGAGTGCTGCGCTCTGAACAATCAGATCGGGCGCTCGGAGCACTGGGATTAGCTGGTGGTTGGGCAGGTGACCTGGTGTTGATGAAACCCCAGTCACTGCCACAGGGGGCTGCCGGTTTTGCACTTAATCATGCAGTTTATTGCGTTTTATTATGGCGTCGCGGAGCCCGCTTTGGCCTGCAACGCACCGCCATCCGCGCGATTCCGCTCGGCCTGGCTGCTGTATTAGCCGGCTGGAAAGCGCCCAAATTAGTGCCCATGGTGCTGGGGTACGGTGGCCTGCTGGCCACCACTTCTACGCTTGCCGACGACTCCCGCTTGCTTGGCTTTAGCAATGCGGGGAGCTTTGGCGCTGGTCATGGGGGAAATCTTTTTCTTGTTTCTGATGCCGTGTTATTCGTGCGGGAGTTGGTGCTGGAGGATTCTTCGCACCTCCAGCGCTTGGCTGATGGGGCAGTGATGGGGACTTACACGCTTGCTCAACTATTGCTGGTAGATGCCCTTTTTGGTGATACTAAATAG
- a CDS encoding VaFE repeat-containing surface-anchored protein, with protein sequence MISDVFSENLRLCTDDTITNLQISQPFSALTATIAPVGTTGFNITIPRPAAGFSNAPIYLQYSLCTTSGGRDASGTVYVNTVESEIQNPRGEDVLNIDSTYQLTQIRSASGTADGVLGGSFDLKKIIDPTKIPAGFDPATTAFTVKVSEFAPGQYPGGTAEANYDLIVLANGATVSGFNARPAGWTIVLSEPTISLPAIPGHDWDTPVFTGTGITTGVDNNGDSFAVVTTLDPALEQNVAVELENFPTPLTPEVKTQALVSNSPSNILALTGGEVTDVVTYKNLKPNTAYMLLGTIMNDAGVSTGITGTGTFTTGDAPAGGLVDGTANVIFTLTGAHVESYAGKKLVVFEELAEAATPTVVVAEHKDLNDIEQTFWVERKPTIGTTALVSGSEDNILALTGGEVVDTVAYTDLKPSTTYKLDGTIMYTNTAGAAVSTGITSTAEFTTPAGEGYVSGTTTVSFTISAADAARFAGQDLVVFERLYLGTDLVAVHEDKDDEDQTFEVERKPSIGTTAKVEGADDNVLSLEGGTVTDTVAYTNLKAGTQYRISGEIMHVAADGTVTATGVAGEATFTTPAGTGYVSGTQDVVFTVPAAIAAAYEGEKLVVFESLYGPDSETPIAEHKDKDDVKQTFWIDTPPEVIVKKKVTGPKGDDVTADEDAVFQIRASWVDKAGVAQSRTYTVRPDQEVSLEGLPLNTEITLSETGAQTSVSNVKWGDVIWSGTGVVDEAGSSRDAVVTLENANTPIRINLENKTSSSGLIIIPIPITPPTSGPPAPPTVPTTPIAPPTTTAIPATPTVPATPIPAPKVKASAPQTPAKSEGLAMTGANVAWLALGGILVLLLGAALVLRGRRKES encoded by the coding sequence GTGATCAGTGATGTATTTAGCGAAAACCTGCGTTTATGCACCGATGACACCATCACCAACTTACAGATTTCGCAGCCTTTTAGTGCGCTGACGGCAACAATTGCACCAGTGGGCACCACTGGCTTTAACATCACCATCCCACGTCCAGCTGCTGGTTTTAGCAATGCACCGATTTACCTGCAGTACAGCCTTTGCACCACCTCAGGTGGACGCGATGCCAGCGGCACTGTCTACGTCAACACTGTCGAATCTGAAATCCAAAACCCACGTGGTGAGGATGTTCTAAACATTGACTCCACCTACCAGCTCACTCAGATCCGCAGTGCTTCCGGTACTGCAGATGGTGTACTTGGCGGATCCTTTGATCTGAAGAAAATCATTGATCCCACCAAGATTCCAGCTGGTTTCGATCCAGCAACCACCGCCTTTACTGTCAAGGTTTCCGAATTTGCGCCTGGTCAGTACCCAGGCGGTACTGCAGAAGCCAACTATGACCTCATCGTGTTGGCGAATGGCGCAACCGTCAGCGGATTTAATGCTCGGCCAGCTGGTTGGACCATCGTACTCAGCGAACCAACCATCTCCCTGCCTGCAATCCCAGGCCATGATTGGGATACCCCAGTATTTACCGGCACCGGAATTACCACTGGAGTTGATAACAACGGCGACTCTTTCGCAGTAGTTACCACTTTGGATCCTGCGCTAGAGCAAAATGTGGCCGTTGAATTGGAAAACTTCCCAACGCCACTTACTCCAGAGGTTAAGACTCAGGCGCTGGTAAGTAACAGCCCAAGCAACATTTTGGCGCTTACCGGTGGTGAAGTAACTGACGTTGTCACCTACAAAAACCTCAAGCCAAATACCGCTTATATGCTGCTTGGCACCATCATGAATGACGCTGGTGTTTCTACGGGAATCACCGGAACCGGCACCTTCACCACGGGTGATGCACCAGCAGGTGGCTTAGTAGATGGCACTGCAAATGTCATTTTCACTCTTACTGGCGCTCATGTTGAAAGTTACGCCGGCAAGAAGCTCGTGGTATTCGAAGAACTAGCAGAAGCTGCCACCCCCACTGTTGTGGTGGCCGAGCACAAAGATCTCAACGATATTGAGCAGACCTTCTGGGTTGAGCGTAAGCCAACTATTGGAACCACCGCATTGGTGTCCGGCAGTGAAGACAATATCCTTGCTCTCACCGGTGGTGAGGTTGTAGACACCGTGGCTTATACCGACCTCAAGCCAAGCACTACCTACAAGCTCGACGGCACCATCATGTACACCAATACAGCAGGAGCAGCAGTTTCCACAGGCATCACCTCAACCGCTGAATTCACTACTCCAGCAGGGGAAGGTTATGTTTCCGGAACCACCACTGTTAGCTTCACTATCTCCGCCGCTGATGCAGCACGTTTTGCTGGCCAGGACCTCGTAGTCTTCGAACGTCTCTACCTGGGCACTGACCTGGTAGCAGTCCACGAAGACAAAGACGATGAAGATCAAACCTTCGAAGTTGAGCGCAAGCCATCCATTGGAACCACCGCAAAGGTTGAAGGCGCAGATGACAATGTCTTGAGCCTCGAGGGTGGAACCGTCACCGATACTGTGGCTTATACCAACCTCAAGGCTGGTACCCAGTACCGCATCTCTGGTGAGATCATGCATGTGGCCGCCGATGGAACTGTCACTGCCACCGGAGTTGCCGGAGAAGCTACTTTCACAACTCCCGCAGGTACCGGCTATGTTTCCGGAACTCAAGATGTTGTATTCACCGTTCCAGCAGCAATCGCTGCAGCTTATGAGGGTGAAAAGCTGGTAGTTTTTGAATCCCTCTACGGCCCTGACTCTGAAACTCCTATTGCTGAGCACAAGGATAAAGATGACGTAAAGCAGACCTTCTGGATTGATACTCCTCCAGAGGTCATTGTGAAGAAGAAGGTCACTGGCCCTAAGGGCGATGATGTCACTGCTGATGAGGATGCAGTATTCCAGATCCGTGCGAGCTGGGTAGACAAGGCTGGCGTTGCCCAGTCCCGTACCTACACCGTGCGCCCTGATCAGGAAGTTTCTTTGGAAGGCCTGCCACTCAACACTGAAATCACCCTTTCTGAGACTGGTGCTCAAACCAGTGTCAGCAACGTGAAGTGGGGCGATGTTATCTGGTCCGGTACCGGTGTGGTGGATGAGGCTGGAAGCTCCCGCGATGCAGTTGTCACCCTGGAAAATGCGAATACTCCAATCCGCATCAACTTGGAAAACAAGACCAGCTCCTCTGGGCTGATCATCATTCCAATTCCAATTACTCCACCAACCAGTGGACCTCCAGCACCTCCAACGGTTCCAACCACCCCGATTGCACCGCCAACCACCACCGCTATTCCAGCAACTCCAACCGTTCCAGCCACTCCAATTCCTGCGCCAAAGGTAAAAGCGTCTGCTCCGCAGACTCCTGCCAAGAGTGAAGGACTGGCAATGACTGGTGCAAATGTTGCATGGCTGGCATTAGGCGGAATCCTGGTGCTGCTTCTTGGTGCAGCTCTGGTTCTACGCGGACGCCGTAAAGAATCCTAA
- a CDS encoding adenylate/guanylate cyclase domain-containing protein: MSRMLRALKWLWGTSWPLYAATVLGTNVLGALAIMLFVRFLVPQPDASNFNAEISYLPAVGFAYLAFAVVAGIVVTFLMFRPVLEWQRHPEEHDPNMVRNLVMRIPIYQAILCGVVWLIGIAIATFITARLSMSLAAVIAVSTLMAGAIVVMLTYLEAERLVRPVAASALARRFEDSTLEPPVSQRLRLTWVMTIGMPVIGILLLMLGYSRGIFGTDAAQILPAIGALGIVALVTGYLGTRLVVSSVVDPILELQEAINRVRRGDTDVQVDIYDGSEIGVLQAGFNEMMRGLRERQRVRDLFGRYVGTEVARRALEERPTLGGEDRKVAVLFVDVIGSTTFAVNHTPEEVVGALNEFFEHVVEVVHRNKGVINKFQGDAALAIFGAPLPLSDATGHALAAARELRVELKDLQLKAGIGVAAGHVVAGHIGGHARFEYTVIGDAVNQAARLTEIAKTTPGRTVTNASTLREANEAEQARWTLMKSVELRGRGQMTQLARPIRPTLADRS; this comes from the coding sequence ATGAGTCGAATGCTGAGGGCACTTAAATGGCTGTGGGGCACTTCGTGGCCACTGTACGCCGCGACGGTGCTTGGCACGAACGTACTTGGTGCACTCGCAATTATGCTTTTTGTGCGTTTCCTCGTACCGCAGCCGGATGCGTCCAATTTTAATGCCGAGATCTCCTACCTCCCTGCCGTGGGTTTTGCCTACCTTGCTTTTGCCGTGGTGGCGGGCATTGTGGTCACTTTCCTTATGTTCCGGCCAGTGCTGGAGTGGCAACGCCACCCGGAGGAACATGACCCCAATATGGTGCGTAATTTGGTGATGCGCATCCCGATTTACCAGGCCATTTTATGTGGCGTCGTGTGGTTAATCGGTATTGCAATCGCCACTTTTATTACTGCGCGTCTATCGATGAGCCTTGCGGCAGTCATCGCAGTTTCTACCCTGATGGCCGGCGCCATCGTGGTGATGCTGACCTACCTAGAGGCCGAACGTCTGGTGCGGCCCGTCGCGGCTTCTGCTCTGGCTCGTCGTTTTGAGGATTCCACGCTGGAGCCGCCGGTGAGTCAGCGTCTGCGCCTGACCTGGGTGATGACCATTGGTATGCCAGTCATTGGTATTTTGCTGCTGATGCTGGGTTATTCCCGCGGAATTTTTGGCACCGATGCTGCTCAAATCCTGCCGGCAATTGGCGCGCTTGGCATCGTTGCCCTGGTCACGGGCTATTTGGGAACTCGTTTGGTGGTCTCTTCGGTGGTTGACCCAATCTTGGAGCTGCAAGAGGCCATTAATAGGGTGCGCCGTGGTGATACCGATGTCCAAGTTGATATTTATGATGGCTCGGAAATCGGCGTACTCCAGGCCGGTTTTAATGAAATGATGCGTGGCCTGCGTGAACGCCAAAGGGTGCGTGACCTCTTTGGCCGTTATGTGGGTACTGAAGTTGCCCGGCGCGCCTTGGAAGAGCGCCCCACTTTGGGCGGCGAAGACCGTAAGGTCGCCGTGCTTTTTGTCGATGTCATCGGTTCCACGACCTTTGCTGTCAACCACACTCCTGAAGAAGTAGTGGGGGCGCTTAATGAGTTTTTTGAGCACGTTGTTGAGGTGGTGCACCGCAACAAGGGCGTTATCAACAAATTCCAGGGTGACGCTGCGCTGGCAATCTTTGGTGCCCCTCTGCCACTCTCTGACGCGACGGGCCATGCTTTGGCAGCTGCCCGCGAACTGCGTGTGGAGCTGAAGGATCTGCAGTTGAAGGCCGGCATCGGTGTGGCTGCCGGACACGTCGTGGCAGGTCATATTGGTGGCCACGCCCGCTTTGAGTACACCGTGATTGGTGATGCTGTGAATCAGGCCGCGCGCCTGACTGAGATCGCCAAGACGACTCCTGGCCGTACCGTAACCAACGCCTCTACTCTGCGCGAGGCCAATGAGGCGGAGCAGGCGCGCTGGACGCTGATGAAGTCCGTGGAGCTGCGCGGACGCGGTCAGATGACGCAGCTGGCGCGGCCAATTCGGCCAACTTTGGCGGACCGTTCTTAA